The nucleotide window ACAATCATCTGCAATCTCCCCCAAGCATTATACGCCATGGAGATCAACGTCGAAAAGGACAGGAAAACTGGTACCACCAAGATCCTCTCTGCCTCAGCAGTCAGCCCACAAGAAGCCCACCAGCGGGGGGTCAAAGTCTACGATGACGGTCGAAAAGTAATCTACGAGGTGCGTTCTGGGGGATCTACTATGATGGAGAATGGAATGCACGCCTGGAGTTCCAGTGAAGTGGACAAACTAATTCAACAAGCTGGCCAGACACACCAGCAAGGTGATGGTGCCAGGATAACTTTAACACCAGCTGAGCCACAAACAATGGGAGGAGAGTTGATTTCTAAGGAGCAGATGGTGCACAATAAGGCCAAGCAAGACAAGAAACAAATCTCCAGTAGAGCCCCGCAAAGTTATGAAAGTAAATTCACAGAGAATCCACAGGCATCAGCTGAGAAACCAGTGACCATGATCTTCATGGGCTATCACAGCATAGAAGACGAGGAGGAGACGAAGAAGCTCCTTGGCTTTGATGGCACCATCAAGGCCGAGATTGTCCTTATTGACGAGGATGACGAAAAATCTCTTCGAGAGAAGACTGTCACTGATATCTCCACTATTGATGGCAACGCTGCAGACCTTGTGTCGGGCCGACCTCTGTCTGATACCACTGAACTTTCTTCAGAGGGCAAAGATGATAGCTCGACCAAAGATGTGCCGCCTACAGGTATAGAAAAGAAAAAACGCTGCCAGTGCTGTGCTGTCATGTGACCTTTCATAACTTCTCTTTCCTGGAGCACATTCACCAAGGCTCTGCCTTCCTTAAAAACAAACCTCACCCTGTTACTAACAGCATCTCCACCTCTGTGACATGAGAGAAGTTCTTCTCAATCTTCTCACTCTTTTCTGACCTGTTTTCCACCGATTTTCTTGTTCTTTTGGTGTAAGGTTTTATGGCTCATTCAGCAAGTTGAGGGAACATTTTTGTAGGAGAAGGGGCTAGTCTACAGGCCAAAGCATATGTGAACCACAAAATTGTACCCCATAcgaaacattttatttatatgttaaaggtgctctcagtaattaTTGTATGCTGTGCTGGCTAAAATTCCAGTTAacttggactttatactgacacctagtggtgtggatgcagcatcatgcaaaacagc belongs to Myxocyprinus asiaticus isolate MX2 ecotype Aquarium Trade chromosome 43, UBuf_Myxa_2, whole genome shotgun sequence and includes:
- the LOC127433392 gene encoding paralemmin-2-like translates to MMGTPLQRNAPAYEMAEAELHKERLQALAEKRKRQAEIVDKRRQLDELVMQLQHFKSKSMRERWLLQGTPAVPQEEDECRRKQVEQDELHVKKLEDCIQRLESEICLLENEESQISAKEQVLRERLRETERSIEDLQKSLQNPDGDTVNYNCSQIPDLPEFNSQTPVSASGDQQHPRKSALYAMEINVEKDRKTGTTKILSASAVSPQEAHQRGVKVYDDGRKVIYEVRSGGSTMMENGMHAWSSSEVDKLIQQAGQTHQQGDGARITLTPAEPQTMGGELISKEQMVHNKAKQDKKQISSRAPQSYESKFTENPQASAEKPVTMIFMGYHSIEDEEETKKLLGFDGTIKAEIVLIDEDDEKSLREKTVTDISTIDGNAADLVSGRPLSDTTELSSEGKDDSSTKDVPPTGIEKKKRCQCCAVM